From a region of the Nitrospira sp. genome:
- a CDS encoding sigma 54-interacting transcriptional regulator, which translates to MIPCETLAERYQALLEVAQAISAQRDLDRLFFDLAHRLPRVVQVNYVDLSLYDPIKKVMRLHTIQANVPADLVGGHEVPIDDCPSGVVWQQQQPILVSKLTEERRWPAVMSHMKEDGTESFCFVPLTTARGRLGAMGFLSLKEEAYNDRDIEFLQQVAQQVAVAVENALAFQQIAELKDRLAKEKLYLEEELRLEHGFDDIIGDSDALKQVLKQVEVVAPTDSTVLILGETGTGKELIARAIHRLSGRSERTFVKLNCAAIPTGLLESELFGHERGAFTGAIAQKAGRFELADKGTIFLDEVGEIPLELQSKLLRVLQEQEFERLGSTKTIHVDVRLVAATNRDLKRLVEERQFRSDLYYRLNVFPVTLPPLRERREDIPILVRYFTQHYAVRMKKNIQTVPAEALEVLSRYPWPGNIRELENLVERSVILTQGTDLQMPIGELQMERRPATVQPATLEEIEREQILRVLDETRWVIGGPAGAAARLGLKRTTLQSKMQRLGISRSDSLALDPS; encoded by the coding sequence ATGATTCCCTGCGAGACCCTCGCGGAGCGCTATCAGGCTCTTTTAGAAGTCGCCCAAGCGATTTCTGCACAACGAGACCTCGATCGGCTCTTCTTCGATTTAGCCCATCGCCTACCTCGGGTCGTGCAGGTCAATTATGTCGATCTCTCTCTCTATGATCCCATCAAGAAAGTCATGCGTCTGCATACCATTCAGGCGAACGTGCCGGCTGACCTCGTCGGGGGGCATGAAGTCCCGATCGACGACTGTCCCTCCGGAGTAGTTTGGCAGCAACAACAGCCAATCCTTGTGTCCAAATTGACGGAGGAGCGTCGATGGCCAGCGGTCATGAGCCATATGAAGGAAGATGGGACAGAGTCGTTCTGTTTTGTTCCTCTCACCACGGCGAGAGGGCGGTTGGGCGCCATGGGGTTCTTGAGCTTGAAGGAAGAGGCTTATAACGATAGGGATATAGAGTTTCTTCAACAAGTGGCCCAACAAGTGGCGGTTGCGGTCGAAAACGCCCTGGCGTTCCAACAGATTGCCGAGCTCAAAGACAGGCTGGCAAAGGAAAAGCTGTACCTCGAAGAGGAACTTCGTCTCGAGCATGGATTTGACGATATCATCGGCGACAGCGATGCGTTAAAGCAGGTGCTGAAGCAAGTCGAGGTCGTGGCTCCGACCGATTCGACCGTGCTGATCCTAGGGGAGACCGGAACGGGCAAGGAACTCATCGCTCGGGCCATCCATCGATTGAGCGGACGCAGCGAGCGCACCTTCGTCAAATTGAACTGTGCCGCCATTCCAACTGGGCTGTTGGAAAGCGAGCTCTTTGGGCATGAACGGGGAGCGTTCACGGGCGCGATTGCTCAGAAAGCCGGTCGATTTGAGTTGGCCGACAAAGGCACGATCTTTCTCGATGAAGTGGGGGAAATCCCGCTGGAGTTACAGTCCAAGTTGCTTCGTGTGTTGCAGGAACAGGAATTTGAGCGGCTGGGTAGCACGAAAACCATTCACGTGGACGTACGCTTGGTCGCCGCGACGAATCGGGACCTCAAACGTTTGGTGGAGGAGCGGCAGTTTCGGAGCGACTTGTACTATCGCCTCAATGTCTTCCCGGTCACCTTGCCTCCTTTGCGCGAACGACGAGAGGATATTCCGATCCTCGTGCGCTATTTCACGCAGCATTACGCCGTTCGCATGAAAAAGAACATCCAAACCGTGCCTGCAGAGGCCCTTGAGGTGCTCTCGCGCTATCCGTGGCCCGGCAATATTCGCGAGTTGGAGAATTTGGTCGAGCGTTCTGTCATCCTCACCCAAGGGACTGATCTGCAGATGCCGATCGGCGAACTGCAAATGGAAAGGCGTCCGGCCACCGTCCAGCCAGCAACGCTTGAGGAGATCGAGCGTGAGCAAATCCTGCGTGTGCTGGATGAAACAAGGTGGGTCATTGGTGGTCCGGCCGGCGCCGCTGCTCGGTTAGGCCTCAAGCGCACGACCCTTCAGTCCAAAATGCAGAGACTCGGTATCTCTCGCTCTGATAGCCTCGCTCTCGACCCTTCGTAG
- a CDS encoding CDGSH iron-sulfur domain-containing protein: MGQPRIAAKEPAVITLEPGTYYWCSCGRSRDQPFCDGSHEGTGFEPLEFTLDEKKEVALCQCKHTKTRPFCDGTHRTL; the protein is encoded by the coding sequence ATGGGACAGCCACGCATTGCAGCCAAGGAGCCGGCGGTGATTACGTTGGAACCAGGAACCTACTACTGGTGCTCCTGCGGGCGCTCGCGAGACCAACCATTCTGTGATGGGTCACATGAGGGAACCGGCTTTGAGCCGCTTGAGTTTACCCTGGATGAAAAAAAGGAAGTGGCGTTGTGTCAGTGCAAGCACACCAAGACCCGGCCATTCTGCGATGGGACGCACCGGACGCTCTGA
- a CDS encoding site-2 protease family protein: MIGQSVKLTRIGGIEVGVHYSWFIILFLVTVSLTRQFASEYPQWSPGEHYVVGIATSLLFFASILVHELAHSFIALAKGIPVRSVTLFLFGGVAQIGRRLDRPLTEFQIAIAGPIASILLAVGFRTVEHLVGDEFEQLTVLVDWLAWINLILAAVNLVPGFPLDGGRIFRAALWHMTGSLTKATRIAAGTGQGIGYALIFFGIWTGFSIDWFSGLWLAFIGWYLMNAAQESFIQVSVRSALSGLVAEDVMSRDCPSVTGRISLAELVQDHVLRKGLCCFIVTYGNRLEGLVTCQHINAVPQERWAQVSVGEAMTPLAHVRVVSPEKSLLDVLRLLEGQDINQVPVTAGDRLLGMITRDHLLRVLTANMELGVPRKRELYVPRLSKLPQASST; this comes from the coding sequence TTGATCGGGCAATCAGTCAAACTGACGAGGATTGGCGGGATCGAAGTAGGCGTTCACTACTCGTGGTTCATTATCTTGTTTCTCGTCACGGTTTCACTGACCAGACAGTTTGCGTCGGAATATCCCCAGTGGTCGCCGGGTGAACATTATGTGGTCGGGATCGCCACGAGCCTCCTGTTCTTTGCCTCGATCCTCGTCCATGAGCTGGCCCACAGTTTCATCGCGCTGGCGAAAGGGATTCCGGTCCGTTCGGTCACCCTTTTCTTGTTCGGCGGTGTTGCGCAGATCGGACGGAGGCTGGATCGGCCACTGACGGAGTTTCAGATCGCGATTGCCGGACCGATTGCGAGCATACTCTTGGCTGTGGGATTTAGGACAGTCGAACATCTGGTCGGTGATGAGTTCGAGCAACTGACGGTGCTGGTCGACTGGCTTGCGTGGATCAACCTGATCCTCGCGGCGGTTAACCTTGTCCCGGGCTTTCCGCTCGATGGGGGCCGCATCTTTCGCGCAGCCCTCTGGCACATGACCGGCAGTCTCACGAAAGCGACACGTATCGCGGCGGGAACGGGACAAGGGATCGGGTATGCGCTCATCTTCTTCGGGATCTGGACCGGGTTCAGCATCGATTGGTTCAGCGGCCTGTGGTTGGCATTCATCGGCTGGTATCTCATGAACGCAGCGCAGGAAAGCTTTATTCAAGTCAGCGTCCGCTCCGCGTTGAGCGGATTGGTGGCGGAAGATGTCATGAGTCGTGACTGTCCGTCCGTGACCGGACGGATAAGTCTGGCCGAGTTGGTCCAGGACCATGTCCTTAGAAAGGGGCTATGCTGTTTTATCGTGACCTATGGCAACAGGCTGGAGGGGTTGGTCACCTGCCAGCACATTAACGCGGTGCCCCAGGAGCGTTGGGCTCAGGTCTCGGTCGGGGAGGCCATGACGCCCTTGGCGCACGTGCGGGTCGTGTCACCTGAGAAGTCGCTTCTCGACGTGCTACGGCTCCTGGAAGGTCAAGACATCAATCAGGTTCCGGTTACAGCGGGAGATCGGCTCTTGGGAATGATCACGCGCGATCATCTCTTGCGCGTGCTCACCGCCAATATGGAGCTCGGTGTGCCGCGGAAGAGGGAACTATATGTTCCGAGGTTGTCCAAACTGCCCCAGGCTTCTTCGACGTAA
- a CDS encoding multidrug efflux RND transporter permease subunit, producing MISNVFIDRPILASVISVVVVVMGLLSAQFLPVAQFPEITPPVVQIDADYLGASAEVAAEGVARPIEVQLPGVDNLLYYESSSSNDGHVTIKLTFEIGTNPDIAQVQTQNREKLAEPQLPPEVVRQGISVKKMSPDLVFVIALNSTDPRHDAIFLSNYATLRLVDELKRLKGVGDVVVFGQQNYSMRIILNPLLMAKLGLVPSDVIAIIREQNRDNPSGTIGREPAPKGTELTIPIIAKGRLTEVKDFEDLIVRAMPDGSLVRLKDVARIELGAQAYGLEGRQNGKPTTFMLTFLSPGANALDTVRRTRAKMDELAQDFPSGVSYDSPYDTTRFIEVSIKEVVKTLMEAMVLVVFVVYLFLQTWRATIIPTVAVPVSLIGTFIGLYALGFSINTITLFGMVLAIGIVVDDAIVVVENVERHMREDRLPPKEAAKRAMGEVTEPIIAIVLVLVSVFAPVGFIGGITGALYKQFAATIAISVTVSGFVALTLSPALCGVVLTQHHRKRSRFWELFDRVFGRTQSGYTSAIAALVVRPLRVMAVFALLVVVSIGLYQKLPGSFLPEEDQGYFIVIAQLPDGASTQRTEAVLERVEGFFQAIPAVHSTDALVGQNFVFGTRGPNTATMFVPLHLWDERPEPQYHVKALIGAAYGEFAKIPEALLLAFNAPSIRGVGAVGGFSAQIQDPSGGDFNKFAMVAQQFVERAQKEPAIGRVGTNFRVSSPRLYADVNRERVKSLGIPISDVFDTLQAYFGNYYINDFVKFGRVYHVQTEADAEYRSTPQDLSKIYVRARSPRGVNMIPLDTVVTPRYQSGPDPVNHFNGYNTALLLGAAAPGFSSGQALEALERVAEEVLDPQGYTIDWSNISFQERRVSGQSSQVFAIGLLMVFLVLAAQFESWVVPFAVILAVPFAVFGALTAVWLRGFENDIYFQIGLVTLIGLAAKNAILIVEFANTRYEAGRPLIEAAVEAARLRFRPIIMTSLAFIFGMFPLVIASGAGAASRQSIGTGVLGGMFAATFLAIFFVPLFFVLLRKMTRRSKQPEASENQAMRSSFASEENS from the coding sequence GTGATCTCGAACGTTTTTATCGATCGGCCGATTCTTGCGTCGGTCATCTCGGTCGTGGTGGTCGTCATGGGGCTGCTCTCCGCGCAGTTCCTTCCGGTCGCGCAATTTCCTGAAATCACCCCACCGGTGGTGCAGATCGACGCGGACTATCTCGGCGCCAGCGCAGAGGTCGCGGCCGAAGGGGTCGCCCGCCCGATCGAGGTCCAGCTCCCGGGTGTTGACAATCTACTGTATTACGAATCGTCCAGCAGTAACGACGGCCACGTCACGATCAAGTTGACGTTTGAGATCGGCACAAACCCGGACATCGCTCAGGTTCAAACACAGAACCGTGAAAAGCTCGCCGAGCCGCAGCTTCCTCCGGAGGTGGTTCGTCAGGGCATCTCCGTCAAGAAGATGTCTCCCGATCTCGTGTTCGTCATCGCGCTCAACTCGACCGATCCGCGGCACGACGCCATCTTTCTCTCGAATTATGCCACGCTTCGGCTCGTCGATGAGTTGAAGCGCCTCAAAGGCGTGGGGGATGTGGTGGTGTTCGGGCAGCAGAACTATAGCATGCGGATCATCCTCAATCCGCTGCTGATGGCGAAATTGGGCCTTGTCCCGAGCGATGTCATCGCGATCATCCGTGAGCAGAATCGCGATAATCCCTCCGGAACGATCGGGAGGGAACCGGCACCGAAGGGGACCGAACTGACGATCCCGATCATTGCTAAAGGCCGTCTCACGGAGGTAAAGGACTTCGAAGATTTGATCGTGCGTGCCATGCCGGACGGGTCGCTGGTCCGGTTGAAAGATGTGGCCCGCATCGAACTAGGTGCCCAAGCCTATGGGTTGGAAGGCCGACAGAACGGCAAGCCGACGACGTTCATGCTGACGTTCTTGTCTCCCGGAGCGAATGCGCTCGATACCGTGCGTCGCACGAGAGCGAAAATGGATGAGCTGGCCCAGGATTTTCCTTCCGGCGTGTCCTATGATTCTCCGTACGACACCACGCGTTTCATCGAAGTCTCGATCAAGGAAGTGGTCAAGACATTGATGGAAGCGATGGTGCTGGTGGTGTTCGTCGTATATTTGTTCCTGCAGACCTGGCGGGCGACCATCATTCCAACCGTCGCCGTACCCGTCTCTTTGATCGGCACCTTCATCGGGCTCTATGCCCTCGGCTTCTCCATCAATACGATCACCCTATTCGGGATGGTTCTGGCAATAGGGATTGTGGTGGACGACGCCATCGTCGTGGTTGAGAATGTTGAGCGACATATGCGTGAGGATCGACTTCCTCCAAAAGAGGCGGCCAAGAGGGCCATGGGCGAGGTGACTGAGCCGATTATCGCGATCGTGTTGGTCTTGGTATCCGTCTTCGCACCCGTGGGTTTTATCGGCGGGATCACAGGGGCTCTCTATAAGCAGTTTGCGGCAACGATTGCGATTTCCGTTACCGTGTCAGGATTTGTGGCATTGACGCTGAGTCCCGCGCTCTGTGGTGTCGTGCTCACACAGCACCATCGGAAACGGAGCAGGTTTTGGGAACTTTTTGATCGTGTGTTCGGCCGGACGCAATCTGGGTATACGAGCGCGATTGCCGCTCTCGTCGTGAGGCCGCTTCGTGTCATGGCGGTGTTTGCGTTGCTCGTCGTCGTGTCCATCGGACTCTACCAGAAGTTGCCGGGTAGTTTTCTACCGGAGGAAGATCAAGGCTACTTCATCGTCATCGCACAATTGCCGGACGGTGCATCGACGCAGCGGACGGAGGCGGTTCTCGAACGAGTCGAGGGGTTTTTTCAGGCGATCCCGGCGGTTCATTCAACCGATGCCTTGGTCGGACAGAATTTCGTGTTCGGCACCAGAGGGCCGAACACGGCGACGATGTTCGTGCCGTTGCACTTATGGGATGAACGGCCGGAGCCTCAGTACCATGTAAAAGCGCTGATCGGAGCTGCCTACGGGGAGTTTGCAAAAATTCCAGAAGCCCTGCTCCTTGCATTCAATGCCCCCTCGATTCGCGGAGTGGGTGCCGTCGGTGGCTTCTCGGCGCAGATCCAAGATCCAAGTGGCGGCGATTTCAATAAATTCGCCATGGTGGCCCAGCAATTCGTCGAGCGGGCGCAAAAAGAACCGGCGATCGGACGCGTCGGGACGAATTTTCGTGTCTCCTCGCCCAGACTCTATGCCGACGTGAATCGAGAACGGGTGAAGTCCTTGGGGATTCCGATTTCGGATGTCTTTGATACATTGCAAGCGTACTTCGGCAATTATTACATTAACGACTTCGTCAAATTCGGGCGGGTGTATCACGTGCAGACGGAAGCAGACGCCGAGTACCGGTCGACGCCTCAGGACCTCTCGAAAATCTATGTGCGTGCCCGAAGCCCGAGGGGTGTCAATATGATCCCGCTCGATACAGTCGTGACGCCGAGGTATCAGAGCGGACCGGACCCGGTGAATCACTTCAATGGCTACAACACGGCGCTTTTGCTGGGTGCTGCTGCGCCTGGTTTCAGTTCAGGTCAAGCACTCGAAGCGTTGGAACGGGTCGCGGAGGAGGTGCTGGATCCGCAAGGCTATACCATCGATTGGAGCAATATCTCGTTTCAGGAGCGTCGGGTCAGTGGTCAATCAAGCCAAGTCTTTGCCATCGGGTTGTTGATGGTCTTTCTCGTCTTGGCCGCACAGTTCGAGAGTTGGGTGGTGCCGTTTGCCGTCATTCTCGCCGTCCCGTTCGCCGTGTTCGGTGCGTTGACGGCTGTCTGGCTTCGAGGGTTCGAAAACGACATCTATTTCCAGATCGGTCTCGTGACGTTGATCGGACTTGCCGCGAAAAATGCCATCCTGATCGTCGAATTTGCCAACACCCGTTATGAAGCGGGGCGACCTCTCATTGAAGCGGCGGTGGAGGCGGCCCGTTTGCGCTTCAGGCCGATCATTATGACGTCACTGGCCTTCATCTTCGGGATGTTCCCCTTAGTGATTGCTTCGGGCGCCGGGGCTGCCAGCCGTCAGTCGATCGGGACCGGGGTTCTCGGTGGGATGTTCGCGGCCACATTCTTGGCGATCTTCTTCGTGCCGTTGTTTTTTGTGCTGCTGAGAAAGATGACTCGGCGTAGCAAGCAACCTGAAGCGAGCGAGAACCAAGCCATGAGGTCGAGCTTTGCGTCGGAGGAGAATTCCTAA
- a CDS encoding efflux RND transporter periplasmic adaptor subunit, which yields MEKDHQSMGYVAAGLVFVAMAVSAACKQEAESMPAPEVSQVEVVTVQTQNVPDEPEFIGQAEASRPVEIRPQVTGILKAVLYPEGRDVKQGDRLYQIEPVPFKAAVASAKARIAQAEARMVQAKQDLARVKPLLAEQAVSQKDVDDAVAEQLSASAALEGAHADLIKAQFDLDNTLITAPISGIIERSRYYEGRLVSAQTDLLTMIHRVDPMYVVVNVPELFILQRRRDIEAKRITHPGDYKLRGRLTFMDGTVYPQEGVLDLLEPGLRTETSSRQIRVTFPNPNRTLLPGQFVKVRFTGDTKTDAVLIPQRAVMQGPQGPFVYVVNPDEKVEIRDVAASDWKGSQWIIDRGLHTGDRVVVNGLMKIGPGAPVKAVPWVAANVSATESAPSPPQDHL from the coding sequence ATGGAGAAAGATCATCAGTCTATGGGGTATGTCGCAGCGGGGCTTGTCTTTGTGGCCATGGCAGTCTCAGCCGCTTGTAAACAAGAAGCCGAGTCGATGCCGGCACCGGAGGTATCGCAAGTCGAGGTCGTCACTGTGCAAACACAGAACGTCCCCGATGAACCGGAGTTTATCGGTCAGGCCGAAGCGTCTCGTCCGGTGGAGATTCGTCCGCAAGTGACAGGGATTTTGAAGGCGGTCCTCTATCCGGAAGGGCGCGACGTGAAGCAAGGAGATCGCCTGTATCAGATTGAGCCGGTGCCCTTCAAAGCGGCGGTTGCGAGTGCCAAGGCCAGGATTGCGCAGGCGGAGGCTCGTATGGTCCAAGCCAAACAGGACCTGGCTCGAGTGAAACCGTTGCTTGCCGAACAGGCGGTCAGCCAGAAGGACGTCGATGATGCCGTTGCCGAGCAGCTGTCGGCCAGTGCCGCGCTGGAAGGCGCGCACGCCGACCTCATCAAGGCCCAATTCGATCTGGATAACACACTCATCACGGCTCCCATCAGCGGGATTATCGAGCGCAGCCGTTACTATGAAGGACGGTTGGTCTCGGCTCAGACCGATCTGCTGACCATGATCCATCGAGTTGATCCGATGTACGTGGTGGTGAACGTTCCCGAGCTGTTCATCCTACAACGGCGGCGGGACATCGAGGCGAAGCGAATTACCCATCCAGGAGATTACAAGTTGCGAGGCCGGCTTACGTTTATGGATGGCACGGTCTATCCACAAGAAGGGGTCCTTGATTTGTTGGAGCCCGGTTTGCGGACGGAAACCAGCTCGCGTCAAATACGAGTCACATTCCCCAATCCAAATCGTACCCTTCTGCCCGGGCAATTTGTGAAGGTCCGATTTACCGGTGATACGAAAACAGATGCGGTCCTCATTCCCCAACGAGCCGTGATGCAAGGTCCACAGGGTCCCTTTGTCTATGTGGTCAACCCGGACGAGAAGGTTGAGATTCGAGACGTGGCGGCTTCTGATTGGAAAGGAAGCCAGTGGATCATCGACAGAGGTCTGCATACGGGCGATCGGGTGGTCGTGAATGGCTTAATGAAGATCGGTCCAGGGGCTCCCGTAAAGGCCGTTCCCTGGGTCGCGGCGAATGTCTCCGCTACGGAGTCTGCCCCCAGCCCTCCTCAGGATCATTTGTGA
- a CDS encoding DoxX family protein, protein MTAFFRTDDSWAGLILRVGLGSVMFAHGAQKLLGWFGGNGFAGTMGFFTQNMGLPWLVAFLVIIGESLGSLGLLVGFLTRFTAASFIVIMLGAIPTVHWPHGFFMNWFGQQQGEGFEYHLLVIAMSAALVIIGGGKWALDGVLARWLQERDGAPQHPMRKVAHGLRMF, encoded by the coding sequence ATGACGGCATTCTTCAGAACAGATGATTCCTGGGCCGGTCTTATCCTTCGAGTTGGACTCGGGAGCGTGATGTTCGCGCATGGCGCTCAGAAACTCCTAGGCTGGTTTGGTGGAAACGGTTTCGCGGGGACGATGGGGTTTTTTACCCAAAACATGGGGCTCCCTTGGCTCGTGGCGTTCCTCGTCATCATCGGGGAATCCCTCGGCAGCCTGGGATTGCTCGTGGGATTTCTGACGCGGTTCACGGCGGCAAGCTTCATCGTCATCATGCTGGGCGCGATCCCAACCGTGCACTGGCCGCATGGGTTTTTCATGAACTGGTTCGGCCAACAGCAGGGGGAGGGTTTTGAATATCATCTACTCGTGATCGCGATGAGCGCCGCCCTGGTGATCATCGGCGGAGGGAAGTGGGCTCTGGATGGCGTGCTCGCTCGTTGGCTTCAGGAGCGTGACGGAGCTCCTCAACATCCGATGAGGAAGGTCGCTCACGGATTGCGGATGTTCTGA
- a CDS encoding response regulator transcription factor — protein MNSPRVLLADDHKMMLAGLHKLLENTCEIVGTASDGRALVEAAQRLEPDLIILDIAMPLLNGIDAARQIRTLCPNAKLIFLTMQTSPTYATEAFHAGASGYLLKHSAPMELPLAIEAALQGQHYLTPSIAKPVLERTLNPERVPLFKRSVSKLTPRRREVLQLIGEGKGTKEIATLLNVSVKTIEFHKARLMEELDIHTTAELMRFAIVQGLASDQPFNT, from the coding sequence TTGAACAGTCCGCGAGTTCTTTTGGCCGATGACCACAAGATGATGCTGGCCGGATTGCACAAGCTGCTTGAAAACACCTGCGAGATTGTCGGGACAGCCTCAGACGGTCGTGCGCTCGTCGAGGCGGCTCAGCGTCTTGAACCAGACCTGATCATCTTGGACATTGCCATGCCGTTGCTGAACGGGATCGATGCCGCACGTCAGATTAGAACGCTTTGTCCCAACGCGAAACTCATCTTCCTCACCATGCAGACCAGTCCGACCTACGCGACCGAAGCGTTTCACGCCGGCGCGAGCGGGTATTTGCTCAAACACTCGGCTCCCATGGAGCTGCCGCTGGCGATCGAGGCCGCTCTGCAAGGACAGCACTATCTCACCCCCTCGATCGCCAAGCCGGTGCTGGAGCGCACGTTGAATCCCGAACGTGTTCCACTCTTTAAACGTTCCGTCTCAAAATTGACCCCCCGCCGACGCGAAGTCCTGCAATTGATCGGCGAAGGGAAAGGGACTAAAGAAATCGCCACCCTGCTCAACGTATCCGTGAAGACCATCGAGTTCCATAAGGCCCGCCTCATGGAAGAACTGGATATCCACACCACGGCGGAGTTGATGCGTTTCGCGATTGTGCAAGGTCTCGCCAGCGACCAACCTTTCAATACGTAA
- a CDS encoding sugar phosphate nucleotidyltransferase, protein MTGGNDRGHVWSIVLAGGEGERMKPLVQRWLGRHRLKQYCTFVGTRSMFQHTVDRAADVTGLGRTVVVAGRTHEPEVRAQLIGRSVEKVLWQPANSDTVAGVFLPLTYVRTHDPYATVVLFPSDHFVYPEARFLNHVRQAIEVAERWPDRLVLLGARPDRLEPEYGWIEPESDLMDGDPGKPVRNVRTFLEKLDPVRADEAMRNGALWNTLVLAAGADVLWELGRRCFGGLLANFKPSGMRPSQPPIFCFPSSAALP, encoded by the coding sequence ATGACGGGTGGAAATGACCGAGGACACGTCTGGTCTATCGTGTTGGCCGGCGGCGAAGGCGAACGGATGAAGCCGTTGGTGCAGCGATGGTTGGGGCGACATCGCCTGAAGCAATACTGCACCTTCGTGGGGACGCGCTCGATGTTCCAGCACACTGTAGATCGGGCAGCCGATGTCACGGGGCTCGGCAGGACAGTGGTGGTGGCTGGGCGGACGCATGAACCGGAGGTGCGAGCTCAACTGATCGGCCGATCGGTTGAGAAAGTCCTGTGGCAACCGGCGAATTCCGATACCGTAGCCGGTGTCTTTCTCCCACTCACCTATGTGCGGACCCACGATCCTTATGCAACCGTCGTGCTCTTCCCCTCGGATCATTTTGTGTATCCCGAGGCGCGCTTTCTGAATCATGTGCGGCAGGCCATCGAGGTAGCGGAGCGATGGCCTGACCGACTTGTGCTGCTCGGCGCGCGGCCGGATCGATTGGAACCGGAGTATGGATGGATCGAGCCGGAATCGGATCTCATGGATGGGGACCCAGGCAAGCCGGTGCGGAACGTGCGGACGTTTCTTGAGAAACTGGATCCGGTCAGAGCCGACGAGGCCATGCGCAACGGCGCCTTGTGGAACACCTTGGTCTTGGCGGCGGGGGCGGATGTGCTGTGGGAACTGGGGCGCCGATGCTTTGGAGGACTGCTCGCAAATTTTAAACCTTCTGGGATGCGACCTTCGCAGCCTCCAATTTTCTGCTTTCCGTCGTCTGCGGCGCTGCCTTAG
- a CDS encoding PAS domain-containing protein: MIVPVIQPTLEDHVNPLETKRPLMASEPILILPVLLYAAAAAVFLLDWHTPLGISVSMLYVPVCLAGLWLRGWRFAFIMSGLCSGLTLASLFLSSPGVPQSWSAVNRTIGFVALWSAMWGGRIFARRTTELEHAKASLQREVEQRRQAEAALLTINEELESRIARRTAELQTALDRWNLVTQATHEGVYDWDLTTHLAVYSPHWKEMHGFSHQDEQESREHWSKRIHPDDRTRVLGHLDEYLVGRRQEFREEYRIRRCDGSSMWVLECGIALWNTAGQAVRLVGSEKDITQRKQEEDLLRQHEARLEELTAKLLAAQERERERLARELHDDFTQRLAVLAVDIGSLEQSFPSNTSLRDHLLRLRQTAGQLADDVHNFAYQLHPSLLEHLGLEAAIRDYVDEFRRRTGLAVQYVHRDIPRTLSIDTATCLYRVAQECLQNIHKHAEASEVQVRLLSTSKGVGVCIQDNGKGFSQNPAEIHSPGLGLLSMEERVQLMKGTFRIRTQLGKGTEVHAWVPLPDSIPEGAS; this comes from the coding sequence ATGATCGTCCCCGTGATTCAGCCGACCCTGGAGGATCACGTTAATCCGTTGGAGACAAAACGACCTCTGATGGCGAGCGAGCCGATTCTGATCTTGCCGGTCCTGCTGTACGCAGCTGCGGCCGCAGTATTTCTTCTGGACTGGCACACACCGCTCGGCATTTCCGTGTCCATGCTCTATGTGCCGGTCTGTCTGGCCGGCCTTTGGCTGAGAGGGTGGCGATTCGCGTTCATCATGAGCGGGCTGTGTTCAGGGCTCACGCTCGCAAGTCTCTTTCTGTCATCGCCGGGAGTTCCTCAGTCCTGGTCTGCCGTAAACCGGACCATCGGCTTTGTCGCTCTCTGGTCTGCCATGTGGGGTGGGAGGATATTCGCTCGACGCACCACTGAGTTGGAACATGCGAAAGCATCTCTCCAACGGGAAGTCGAACAACGCAGGCAAGCGGAAGCAGCCTTGCTCACAATAAACGAGGAACTGGAATCCCGCATTGCCCGGCGCACCGCTGAGCTCCAGACCGCACTCGATCGCTGGAATCTCGTGACGCAGGCCACGCACGAGGGTGTCTACGACTGGGATTTGACGACGCACCTGGCCGTGTATTCGCCTCACTGGAAAGAGATGCACGGGTTTTCCCACCAGGACGAACAAGAGTCGCGTGAGCATTGGTCGAAACGGATTCATCCAGATGACCGCACCCGTGTCCTCGGCCATCTCGATGAGTACCTTGTCGGGAGACGACAGGAGTTTCGGGAGGAATATCGAATCCGACGATGTGACGGAAGCTCGATGTGGGTTTTAGAGTGTGGCATCGCGCTCTGGAACACCGCAGGCCAAGCCGTCCGCTTGGTCGGATCGGAAAAGGACATCACCCAACGGAAACAGGAAGAAGACCTGCTGCGTCAGCATGAAGCACGACTTGAAGAGTTGACCGCAAAGCTGCTGGCGGCTCAAGAACGGGAGCGGGAGCGACTTGCGCGCGAGCTGCACGATGATTTCACACAACGGCTTGCTGTCCTGGCCGTCGATATCGGTTCACTCGAACAATCTTTCCCCTCAAATACATCGCTTCGAGACCACCTCCTACGTCTTCGACAGACTGCCGGGCAACTTGCTGACGACGTCCACAACTTTGCTTACCAGCTGCACCCCTCGCTTCTTGAACATCTCGGTTTGGAGGCGGCCATTCGGGACTATGTCGACGAATTCAGACGACGCACAGGATTGGCCGTTCAATATGTGCATCGAGACATTCCACGGACGCTTTCGATCGATACTGCGACCTGTTTGTACCGTGTGGCACAGGAATGCCTCCAAAACATCCACAAACATGCCGAGGCATCGGAGGTGCAGGTTCGACTCCTGAGCACGTCCAAGGGCGTGGGTGTGTGTATCCAGGACAACGGAAAGGGATTTTCTCAAAATCCGGCCGAAATCCACTCTCCCGGGCTGGGACTCCTCAGCATGGAAGAACGGGTTCAGCTCATGAAAGGCACGTTCCGTATCCGCACTCAACTTGGAAAGGGGACGGAAGTACATGCCTGGGTCCCGTTGCCGGACTCGATTCCTGAGGGAGCCTCATGA